ACATGGATTTGTTGAGAAAgtttgctttctttcttttccatgGATCATACATTTTACTGTTCCAATTAATAAACTGCATACTGTTCTTAGTACCAACTTAGCTTTGCTTGCTTTTCAACTAACAATGATCTAATCGAAGTGTGTGTTAAACATGCAGATAAACCAGCCCGGACCACGTTCACAGACATGGAAACTGACGGAAATAACCTTaccagtaaagcaaccaaagACACCAGAGAGATGGAGCTGTACCGTCTGCCAGGTGGAATCAACAAGTGAGCACAACTTACAACAGCATTTCGCAGGGCAGCAGCACCGGTCAAATGTGGCAAGCTTGGAGTCAAGGAACATCGTGCAGCAGCACCAGACAATGATTCGTGCACTGCAGCAAGAAGAAAGCAAGAGTATGGCAATGAGCTATGGGCACCTAGGAGCACCCTCTGCTTGGGGTAAACTACCTTTGAATGGTTCTAGCAGCAATAGCGTTGTGAGCTCGGAGATGCCGCGGCTAATGATGTCACTATATTTCTGCAAGGTCTGCAATGTGCAGTGCAGCGATGAGTTTATGTTTAAGGAGCATCGTCGGGACAAGAAACACAGAGGGAAGGTGTGGAAGCAGAAGGTGATGGCCTTCTGCAAGGTCTGCAAGGTGCAATGCAACAGCGAAGAGATGCTCGCCAACCATCTTACTGGGAAGAAGCAtcagaaaaatgagaaaaatgcaAGCCTATGGTCCCGTTCGGGTCTTGGCAGGAAACGTTCCAGATCAGGAAGGCCTTCACAGGTAGAATAATGTCTGGAACGGTTCCAGGCCATTCCAGGCCCGGAACGGGCCGAACCGAACGTGGCCTTATGTGGCTGATTTGAAGCATGGAGCTGGAACGATGGATGTGTCCATGATTTCAATCATGCTATGGCGGTTTCCGCTCATTTTGTGGAATGGCTGCAACTATATCTTTTATCATTAGTACAACATATTTTGATATCTATGTTATGAAATATGTATGCTGCTATGATATGTTCAATGCTACTGTGAAGTTACTTTCACATTGACCAAAGTGCAGCCTCCCATCCCTTTCAGTTTTCTCTTAAGGTGTCGGTTGTTGGCATGCTCTACACATTTTGACCAGTTTTTaatgttttttttctcgaatacgcaggagagctacgtatctttgtattaatagGTAGGAAAAGGTGTGCTTTTACAACGCGCAATGCCAAAACACGCGCAGCATTAGTTGTGCAGCCGCTATTACAAAAAATAGTTAGCTGCAAATTTGAAAACTAGAAAGCTGATTACTCAGAAAATAAACGACCTAGCCTCTTAGCTCCTGCTAGCACCCAGAGCTCAGCTTCGGATTTGATGGAAATTAACATATGAGGAAGTGTAGAAACTTGTGCTCTGAAAATTCTGCCATTTCTCTCCTTCCAAATCCGCCAGCAGACTAAGGCAAATAGTGTGTCGAAACCTTTTTGCAAGCTACCAGGAAGCAACGCTCTGAACTCATGCCAGCAGACCAGTTTTTAATGTAAAATGAGCACTTCTGCACGAAGGATCCCAAGTTAAAATTCATTTGACATCACAGTATATCCTTCACTCCTTTGTCATTGCAAAAGTATCCATTTGACATCGTAATTTCAAAAACCAGGATTTCAAAAATTCACCTTACAGTATAATTGGGTTTACCTTCGGGATTTATGTTATTGAATATTTGAGGAGCGAGTTTTGTTACTTGACTTCCATTACCTACGCTTATCCGATCCCTTTCCCCGAATCACATATGTAGGAAAGAAATGTCTTTTTTCTCCTCAAAGATTTTGTCACAATTCCTAGTGCAACTATGCCAAAATGCTCGTTCACTATCCTTCTGGAAAGAAACACAAGAAGATTACTGTAATGTGTAACGGAAAGAGAATGAGATGTATACATGTGGATGATTCTGGATTCATTTGGTTGAAACTGTCTTTTGCTCTGATCCTACTCATTTAACATGAAATCCATACTCAACAAGTTAGAGCTATACAAACCATGCGGTCAGGCATCATTGACATTGATATTTATTTCTGatcatggttttaaatagcgggctatgacaAATAGCGGAGTTATTTTCGCAGAGGCTATAAAgctatagcggaagctatagccggctatgaCAAATAACGGTTTTACTATCAAATCATATAAAATACAAGTAATAGATGCACAAAATATCATAATCACAAATATGTTTCCAAGGCTACAAGAATCCAAGGAACATTGCTTAAGTTAACAATACAACAAGATTCATACAATTTAAATGTTTAATTATCCAAATAAGCAAATCAGTAGCATAGAGCTAAGCCTAAGGCTATAGCGGCACTAAAGCTATACCGTTTAACGCAGCTATAGCGGGATTTAGCGTCCGTAGCTGCCATCGCGGCACAAATACTAATAGCGTAGCGGAGACCCTTGAAAAAGACTATAGCGGAGCTATATAGCAGGGCTATAGTCCACTATTTAAAATCATATCTCTGATCGACTATGCAGAATGCCTTTGTGGGACTTGTCTTCCCACTAGGATTAGAAACCTGTTAATTCAAAATTTCGACCCTTAGTTAAACGATTTGAGATGTTGACTGGGATTTCAACTTTTGAACTACTAGGGATTTATGTATACTACAATTCGATAATACACTATTTTTCGAAAAGAAATTGATGTTCCGGGGAGGGCCCGGGGCCGTATCGCCGTGAGGAAAAAGGAAGCTTGGGAGGGGAAATGTGAAATGGTGAGCGGAAGGAAACAGTGACGAGTTGACGGTGGCCGGCGATTTCCATTTTCCATTTACTAACTCTTTCTAGGTTTAAGAGATGGCGGCAGTGGCACGGCACTAAACATCCTAAGCTATCAAAGCTTAAAGTAGTTCGTTCGCAATCAGTGTCCACCGTCTGATGAAGTACAAATTGATACTGTACACAAACCTTGCAAAGATTGGTTACCGAGAGATGTTCCTACTGTCCTCATTTAAGTGCTCCCAAGTGCATCCTATGTCTTGAACATGTGTTTCTCTAAAGTATAGCAACAGTTTGGAAATCCTGTATATCATGCAAATATTTTAGATAGAATCTCTACCTTTTTTCATCAGGTCAAGAGCCTTTTTCTGTGGTATGAGATCCCCAAGTTCAGCATCGGAACATTGTTCTTGCTACTCTCTAATGTTGTGTTGTTGCATCATTCTTCTCCTAACTAAGAGTGTTGCAGGACATAAGGGGTATTGTTTCTTCCGGTGCTTGTGTGTTATTCATGTACTTGTATGTACCACTAGAAGCTATTCTGTAATAGCTTATGCAGACTTATGGAATAAGAGCACTGGTTGCAATAGAGAAAAGGACAGTTGCATTCAGCACCAAAACTGACTGACTAAATTGTTATGACACCACAGTGTGATCTGAAACAATTTCGTAAAATCACACGTGGTGCTGGCATCTTGCTCTACAAACTCACATCTAACAcctagagaagaagaaaaaaatcccTATTAACAGGCAGAAGACAGTTCCATTTTATTTATTTGCGTTGAGATTTTTCCGGTGCTTCTTCCCAGTACAGTGGTGAGCGAACATTTTTCTGCTGTTACACTGCAAATTGCAGACCTCACAAAAGTTCAGTAACTTCTGTTTCTCCAAGTGTTCCTCCCCATTGCAATGGTTTGCAAGCTTGCTCTCGCTGTAGAGATCCAAATTGCAGACCTCGCAAAAATATGTTGCCTGCTTCGCTTCTGAACTTGCACTCTTGCTGCAAGAACCATCTGAAGATATTTTATCCGCTGGCTTCATGTCACCGGGTTCTGCATCCTGGCCTTCTACCTTTAGAGCTCCTCTTTTCTTTCGGCGTTTCCTGATTCTACGGGAATTTGCAGATTGAGGCTCAGAGCAACATGACTGGCAATCAGTACCAGTTTGACAAGTGCTGCAATTCGATTCTGAAGTCAGATCTGCTTCTTGCGTCACATTGTTTGGAGGCGACCTAGCTTCATGCGACTCGGAATTCATTGCCATGTTATTGATTGCATCCAATAGGGCCTGAATCTTTGCTAAAACTAGACTCCCCAATTCTGAATCAGTGGTAAAGTTATCTTGACAAATGCTACTAGGTGGCTTCTCTAAAGGTTGCTGCACATTGCTCTTGTGACACTTCGCTTCCAGTGGCTCAGTGTTCTTTGCCTTCGCTTCCTGTGGCTCAGTGTTCTTAGCCTTCGCTTCCTGTGGCTCAGTGTTCATAGCCATACCGTCACCTTCCTGACATTGTGCTTCAGTGTTCTGTTGATGTATTCTTCCGCTGAGATGCTCCTTCAGATCTGCTTCACTGCTACCATTAGCCTGGCATATGCTGCAGCTCCATTTTAAAGAGGATGTTTTCTGCCCTGCACAGGAAGAAGATTCGGCTGTTGTTTGTGCCTTCTGACTAATGGCCTCGTTTCTTGATTCCAATGATGCTACATTTGATCGGTGTTTCTTCCCTGCACAATGCTCGTGTATGTTGTGCTCCGTGTTCGGCGTTCCCACCTGGCAGATTGCACAACTCCAGCTCTGGGGTAGCTTTGTTTTTTTAACAGGTATAGTTATTCCTGTTAGTTCCCATTTCAGTGAAGATGACGTCTTCTTGGGCTGTATTTAGTATTTGACATTTGATTACAACATTGGTATCAGAAATATAATGATGAGAGAAAGGCTAGTAAAGATGTTAGCACTATGTTATATGCATTTTGATTACCCCATCAGGAAGCCAATTGTGAAAAACAAGGCAACTAAAGTTTCCAGTAAAAGCTGAATACTCACCTACCAAGGTCTAGATATACAGGATCAAAAGTCAAGTTTGAACAAACTGCTTCTCAGCAGCACTCTAAAGAAGTGTGCATTAAATTTACaactaaaaagaaaatagatAAGAAAAAACATGCGTAAAGGATAAGATGCTCACCTCATTGGATTCCTGAAGTTTCTTCTCATCGAATGCTTCATTCTCCTCTGACTTGCCATTGGAACAACAGGGCCTCGAGCATACACAGAATCGGTTTTCACTGGCAGGCTTCCCGGACATCGGCTGCACACCCCCATGCTTTACATCCTTTTTCTTCGGATCATGGACCCCATCCACATTGGAACAATGTTCTGTCCATCTGAAGTACGGCATGAACTCATTGAAGGTGAAGAACAATGGCTTAGGCTGTTCCACATAGGCAGTACGAGCAGCGGAGCGCAGAGCC
This portion of the Panicum virgatum strain AP13 chromosome 2N, P.virgatum_v5, whole genome shotgun sequence genome encodes:
- the LOC120662669 gene encoding zinc finger RNA-binding protein-like translates to MEFSRRGPATAAADGGVSDGRPSRDLPSHGYSTLVIRDALQAQLQKDRLRQEIIETELAKIDRALNCMADVQQGEPVPFVPHRGVLGAVQDPKEKDERSGSLDLKPLKPVTEIKQQESIEINQPGPRSQTWKLTEITLPVKQPKTPERWSCTVCQVESTSEHNLQQHFAGQQHRSNVASLESRNIVQQHQTMIRALQQEESKSMAMSYGHLGAPSAWGKLPLNGSSSNSVVSSEMPRLMMSLYFCKVCNVQCSDEFMFKEHRRDKKHRGKVWKQKVMAFCKVCKVQCNSEEMLANHLTGKKHQKNEKNASLWSRSGLGRKRSRSGRPSQVE
- the LOC120660691 gene encoding uncharacterized protein LOC120660691 yields the protein MLVIRDALLLQLQKDRLRQEIIMAELANLESAMALRSAARTAYVEQPKPLFFTFNEFMPYFRWTEHCSNVDGVHDPKKKDVKHGGVQPMSGKPASENRFCVCSRPCCSNGKSEENEAFDEKKLQESNEPKKTSSSLKWELTGITIPVKKTKLPQSWSCAICQVGTPNTEHNIHEHCAGKKHRSNVASLESRNEAISQKAQTTAESSSCAGQKTSSLKWSCSICQANGSSEADLKEHLSGRIHQQNTEAQCQEGDGMAMNTEPQEAKAKNTEPQEAKAKNTEPLEAKCHKSNVQQPLEKPPSSICQDNFTTDSELGSLVLAKIQALLDAINNMAMNSESHEARSPPNNVTQEADLTSESNCSTCQTGTDCQSCCSEPQSANSRRIRKRRKKRGALKVEGQDAEPGDMKPADKISSDGSCSKSASSEAKQATYFCEVCNLDLYSESKLANHCNGEEHLEKQKLLNFCEVCNLQCNSRKMFAHHCTGKKHRKNLNANK